DNA from Coriobacteriaceae bacterium:
GCGGGGTGGTGCGCGGAACGGGTTGGCGCCAGTGTTTCGTCACGGGCGCGTGCACTTCGGCACTCCATGCTACATCTGAGTGGCATATGGCGACTTCTCGACACTCGCGCTCGACACAGCGAGCGGAAATGGCGCTGCCTGCCGAGCGCCTCGCGGGCGCATCCCGACCGCAGAAGTGAGCGCGAAGGCTCGTCGAAGTGCTGGGTGGGGGACCGGCGGTCTGGATACGCGGTTTCGTTCGGCGAAGGCGGCGAGGCGAATGGCATGGCGAACGTACGGGTTTGACGTGAACGGGTTGCCCGTGGCGGCGTGGTATCGGGAGGAGACGGTCGAGCAGGTGCTCGCGCCGCTGCTCGCCCGTCTCGCGCGCTCGCATCAGGAGAAGGGGTCGCAGGCCCATCTCGGCAACCCGGTGCGCATACGCTATTGCGACCGGGACGGCCACGTGTCGCGAACGGATATCGTCCGCCAGGTGGACGTCGCGCCGCGAAATGCAGACTCGCCTCAATCGTCGGTAAGGGGTGCCGCGGGCGATACGATGGAATCCACGGACCGCACCGCGCCGCCGAGATTGCGACGCGAACGCAGGCGATGCGCCCGAAAAACTCCTCCGCGCATGTAGGGCGAAACGCCAGATTGGAGCTCCATGAACGATTTCTCCTTCTACTCCCCCACCCGCTTTGTCTTTGGGCGAAAAGCGACCGACAAGGTTGGGGGACTCTGTCCGCCTCCGGCTACCGCTGAGCGCTCATTGTCTACGGCAGGGGTTCCGCAGTTCGCTGCGGAACGCTCGTCCGCGTGAGGGCATCGCTCGATGCCGCGGGCGTGGAGCACATCGGGCTTGGAGGGGTGCGTCCAAACCCCGAAATAGGCTTGGCACGAGAAGGCGTCGAGCTCGCACGGGCAAACGACGCCGACATCATCCTGCCCGTGGGCGGCGGCTCCGTCATGGACTGCGCGAAGGCCATCGCACTGGGGCGGTATACGACGGCGACGTATGGGACTTCTTCCGCAAGCGCGCCGTTCCCGCCGACCGCATCGACGTCGCCTGCGTGGTGACCATCCCCGCATCCGGTTCCGAGGCCTCTAACTCCTGCGTTATCAGCAACGACGAGGAGCACCTCAAATGCAGCATTAACACGGACCTCAACCGCCCGGCCATCGCCTTCCTCGACCCGGAGCTGACCTTCAGCCTGCCCGCCTGCCAGACCGCCGCGGGAGTGACCGACATGATCGCCCATATCATGGAGCGACTCTTCTCCGGCGAGCCCGCCGTGGGCGTAACCGACAACATCGCCTGCGGGCTAGTGCGCGCCGCGAGGGAGGCGGCGCCCAAGGTGATGGAGAACCCCGATGACTACGACGCCCGCGCCGAGATCATGTGGGTGGGTACGCTCGCCCATAACGCCCTGCGCGACGGCGATTGGACCTGCCGCGGCCTTGAGCACGAGCTATCCGCACTGGACACCAAGATCACGCACGGCGCCGGCCTCGCCGTCATCTTCCCCGCCTGGATGCGCTACGTATGGCGAGAGCACCCTGAGCGCTTCCTGGAGTTCAGCGCCCAGGCCCTTGGCATCGAACCCATCGATTCGGACGCGGACGAGCTCGATGTGGAGGTAACCCCCGAGCAGGCAATCGAGTACGCGGTCGAAGCGACCATCGACGAGCTGCAGGATTTCTTCGTCTCGCTGGGAATGCCGCGCGCGCTATCGGAGTTCGGAGTCACCGAGGACGATATCGAAAAGATGATTCCGGGCCTCAAGATCAACCGCGGAGAGCTCTTCGGCAGCTTCAGGAAGCTCACGCTGGACAACGCGAGAAAGATTTACCGCAGCGCACTCTAGGAAACAGATGCCAGTCCCCCACGGGCGAGCAGCACGGCGGCCCCCGCAAACCAGAAACGGCGCCGCTCCCGCGACGCCGTCATATTCCCTGGTGCCCCCGGGCGGATTCGAACCGTCGACACCCGCTTTAGGAGAGCGGTGCTCTATCCCCTGAGCTACGGAGGCATGTTGTACTAGTGTAGCAGATTTACCCCTTTGCCATGTAGCGCATGGCCACTCATCGAGAAGGCTCTATAGCGAATAGTTTCCGAGGGCAATCCTCAATATCGGAAAGAATAACCCGGAATAACGCGAAATAATGGGACAAGCTTTCCCAACTGGCCCTCAAAAGGAAAATGCATCCCGGAATGAGAACAAATTCCGGGATGCATTTTCCGCCATCTATCGCCAACGATTAGCTGTCTCTGTGGAAAAGGCTCTTGATGGCAGCGGGGATGCTCTTGGCGCCCTTGGTCGTTACGTCGATAAAATCGGGCGAACGCACGAGCTTATCCTCATCGACGTACTTACGGACCGCACGAAGCGTCTCTTTGTCATCGCGCGTCGTAAACGTAAAGTGGCCGTTATCCTTGGTAAAGATGGCAAAACGCGTGATCTTCTTGGTGCCGCGCAAAACCTCGGCGGCAATATAGTCGACCTCGTCCCACGGGATTTGAATATAATCCTCGGGATTGCGCTCGTTATAGTACTCGAACGCCTTATTGCCCACCATCACGTTACCGTGGCTGGTAAGCCCCATCAGGCAGGTTGCCGGCGTTGCCAGATCGACCGTGCTGTTCTGAGATTGCGCCATACGCGCCTCGCCCTCCAATTAAAACAATCGGACCGCATCCAGTGTACCCACCGGGTGCGGTCCGTTTCAATGGCTCAAAAGCCCTTACCTAGCAACTCTCGGTCTTAAGCCGAAGCGTGCTTACATGAAGCCGCAGAAGCGACCGATGATGCCGACGGCGAAGAGAGCCAGGATGATGACGATCGGGCTAACCTTCTTCTTGAGGAGCTTGCAGACCAGCAGGGTCAGGCACACGGCGGCAAGGCCGGGGATGAGCTGATCGAGGTTGGCCTGAAGCGTGGTGACCTTCATCTGATCAAGGGCGGTAGCACCGACGGAGTTGTACATCGTCAGCGCTTCCTTGATACCCTCGGAACCGGAAGGCAGGCTAGCCCAGTCGATAAAGGCGCCAGCAGACTGCTTGACCGTGGAGACGATCGGGGTGAAGGAAATGGACACCCAGCGCTCGACCAGGGCGCCGATGATGAACATACCCAGGATGGAAGCGCCCTCGGTGACCTTGCCCATCAGACCGCCGGAGAGGTCCTTGGCGATAGAGGAGCCGACCTTGTAGCCAAACTCCTGCGTGTACCACAGGAAAGCGTAACGGATGATGTTCCACGCGAAGAAGAACAGCAGCGGACCGACGATGCTGCCGGACATGGCCAGGGAAGCGCCCAGAGCGCCCAGAATCGGGCGAAGGGTGAACCAGAAGACGGGGTCACCGACGCCGGCGAGCGGACCCATCATACCGACCTTGACGCCCTGGATGGCGACGTCATCGATCGGAGCACCGTTGGCGCGCTCCTCCTCGAGGGCGAGGGTAACGCCAATGACGGGGGCGGAAACATAGGGGTGGGTGTTATAGAACTCCAGGTGGCGCTTAAGCGCGGCAATCTGGTCATCCTTGCTGGTGTAGAGCTTCTTGATCGCAGGGATCATTGCGAAGCACCAGCCGCCGTTCTGCATACGCTCGTAGTTCCACGAGCCCTGAAGGAACTGATGACGGAAGCAAACCTTCTTACGGTCAGCCTTGGTGAGCTGAATCTTGTTCTCTGCCATATGTATCACTCCCCTCCTACTCGTAATCGTTCAGAATGTCGCCGAGCGGGTCGCCGGAGCCACCGCCCGTGCCGCCACCCTGCTTGGCCAGATCCTTAAGGCCAAGGTAGATGAGGGCAAGGGAGATGCCGATGAGGCCAAGGGCGATCAGCGTGAGCTGAGGGATGGCAGCAAGGACAAAGCCGAGGATGAAGAACGGCCAGGTCTCCTTGGTGGCCATCATGTTGATGACCATGGCGTAACCGACGGAAGCGACCATGCCGCCGCCGACGGCCATGCCGCCGGACAGCCAGTCGGGCATAGCGTTAAGCGCGTTGGTAACAGCCTCGGCCGGGATAACGCACAGAAGTACTGCCGGGATGGCGATACGAAGGCCCTGCATGAGGATGGCAGCGTACTGCCAGCGCTCGATGCCGGAGAAGTCGCCCTTCTCGGCGCAACCGTCCATGGCGTGAGCGATAGCGGTAGCAATGGTACGGCAGATCATGGTCAGGAACAGACCAGCGACCGACAGCGGGACGGCGACGGCGATGGCCGCGGTAACGGCCTTGGCCGAATCAGTGGCGCCACCGTTGAGGGCGAGCACCATGATGATCGAAGAAGCGACCGAGGCCAGAGCGGCGTCAGGCGCGACGGCGGCGCCGACGTTAGCCCAGCCAAGGGCCATCATCTGGAGCGAACCGCCCAGGAGGATGCCCTCCTGAAGGTGACCGGTTACGAGACCGATAAGCGTGCATGCCACGAGCGGCTGATGGAACTGGAACTCATCCAGAATGCCTTCCATACCGGCAAGCAACGCGACAATCGCAACAAGCAGAATAGTGATTGCAGACATGTATCGGACCCTCCTTTACTATGCTTGAGCGGCCAGTTCGGCCTTAGCTTTCTTCAACATGGCGTCGAGATCCTCGGAGGAATCCGAAGGAACCTTGCGGACCTCGAACTTGACGCCCTTGGCCTTGAGGGCCTCGAGAGTCTTAACGTCGTCATCGCCCATGGCGACGGCGTTGGTGACGACGACCTTGCCCTTGGAGTGAGCCATGGAACCGATGTTGACTTCCTTGATGTCGACGCCGGCCTCGATGGCCTTGAGCAGATCCTGCGGGTTCTCGAAGAGCAGCATCGCCTTGGTGTCACCAAAGCGCGTGTCCTTGACGACCTCGGCCATCTTCTTGATGGGCACGACGTTGGCATGGACTCCCGGAGGGGCAGCCTGCTCGATCATGGTCTTGCGGAGCTCGTCGTGAGCAACGCCGTCGGAAACCACGATAATGCGGTTGGGGTTGATCTGCTTGGTCCACGTGGTGGCCACCTGACCATGAAGCAGACGGGTGTCGATACGGACATGGGCAATCTTGATGTGCCCATCGCCGATGACCGTTCCCGGAGGAATGGCGCCTGCAGGAGCAGCGGCGGCCGCAGCCGGCTTCTTCTCCTCGGGCTCCAGAGACTCGGGCTTGACGCGCACGCCAGCCTTAGCCTCAGTCACGAGATGTTTT
Protein-coding regions in this window:
- a CDS encoding DUF956 family protein, giving the protein MAQSQNSTVDLATPATCLMGLTSHGNVMVGNKAFEYYNERNPEDYIQIPWDEVDYIAAEVLRGTKKITRFAIFTKDNGHFTFTTRDDKETLRAVRKYVDEDKLVRSPDFIDVTTKGAKSIPAAIKSLFHRDS
- a CDS encoding PTS system mannose/fructose/sorbose family transporter subunit IID, with product MAENKIQLTKADRKKVCFRHQFLQGSWNYERMQNGGWCFAMIPAIKKLYTSKDDQIAALKRHLEFYNTHPYVSAPVIGVTLALEEERANGAPIDDVAIQGVKVGMMGPLAGVGDPVFWFTLRPILGALGASLAMSGSIVGPLLFFFAWNIIRYAFLWYTQEFGYKVGSSIAKDLSGGLMGKVTEGASILGMFIIGALVERWVSISFTPIVSTVKQSAGAFIDWASLPSGSEGIKEALTMYNSVGATALDQMKVTTLQANLDQLIPGLAAVCLTLLVCKLLKKKVSPIVIILALFAVGIIGRFCGFM
- a CDS encoding PTS mannose/fructose/sorbose transporter subunit IIC; translated protein: MSAITILLVAIVALLAGMEGILDEFQFHQPLVACTLIGLVTGHLQEGILLGGSLQMMALGWANVGAAVAPDAALASVASSIIMVLALNGGATDSAKAVTAAIAVAVPLSVAGLFLTMICRTIATAIAHAMDGCAEKGDFSGIERWQYAAILMQGLRIAIPAVLLCVIPAEAVTNALNAMPDWLSGGMAVGGGMVASVGYAMVINMMATKETWPFFILGFVLAAIPQLTLIALGLIGISLALIYLGLKDLAKQGGGTGGGSGDPLGDILNDYE
- a CDS encoding PTS sugar transporter subunit IIB, with amino-acid sequence MVSIVLASHGDLAAGIKQTGSMVFGDQPSVAVVSLEPSMGPDDFRAKVEEAVASFEDQEQVLFLVDLWGGTPFNQISGLIEGHDSWAIVTGVNLPMLIEAYSQRFDAKNTAHAIAKHLVTEAKAGVRVKPESLEPEEKKPAAAAAAPAGAIPPGTVIGDGHIKIAHVRIDTRLLHGQVATTWTKQINPNRIIVVSDGVAHDELRKTMIEQAAPPGVHANVVPIKKMAEVVKDTRFGDTKAMLLFENPQDLLKAIEAGVDIKEVNIGSMAHSKGKVVVTNAVAMGDDDVKTLEALKAKGVKFEVRKVPSDSSEDLDAMLKKAKAELAAQA